From the genome of Amycolatopsis granulosa:
CCGCCGCCCGGTGCGGGGAAGCGGGCGCAGCATCGCCACGGCACCGGCGAACGCGACCGCGGCGAAGACGATGTTCACGAACATGCACCAGCGCCAGTCGAGGTACTGGGTCAGCGCGCCGCCGAGCAGCAGCCCGATCGCGGCACCGCCCCCGGCGATCGCCCCGAAGACACCGAACGCCTTGCCCCGTTCCGCGGGATCGGTGAACGTCGTGCTGAGCAGCGAGAGCGCGGTCGGCGCGAGCAACGCGCCGAACACCCCTTGCCCGGCGCGGGCGACGATCAGCAGTTCGATGCCGTTCGCCGCACCGCCCAGCGCGGACATCAGGGCGAAACCGGCCAGCCCCACCAGAAAGGCCGGTCTGCGGCCGAACAAGTCGGCGACCCGGCCGCCCAGCAGCAAAAGGCTGCCGAATGCGAGTGCGTACGCCGTGACCACCCATTGGCGCGCGTCATCGGAAAACGCGAGGTCGTGTTGCGCCGACGGCAGTGCGATGTTCACGATCGTGGAGTCCAGCACGACCATGAGCTGCGCAAGGCCGATCACCACCAGGATCCACCAGCGGTTCGCGTTCGCGTTCCCCCGTGCGGGCGCGACGGCGGCAACGGATGACGGCGGCATAGGTATGTCCTCGCAGAAGTGAAGTGGATGAGTCCCCTGGGCCATCAAGCTACGCACGGCGGGCCGCATATTTCCGCCTTGGGTGTCGCTTCTCGCGAACGCTGGCGAATGGTTATGCGATATGGCCTCGAATTGCGACGGCGCCGCAGACTGCGAGGGCACATCCAGCTTTTCGGACCAGCACCGGGTGCCCGCCGCGCCCGGCGGCGTTGACTTATATGCCAGTTGCGTTATATTACTCGTATGGCATCTACCTTCGAGGTGCTCGCCGAGCCCCGGCGCCGGGAGATCCTCGACCTGCTGCGCACGTCGGAGCGGCCGGTCGGTGATCTCGTCGAGCGCCTGTCCCTGACCCAGCCCGCGGTGTCCAAGCACCTGAAGGTGCTGCGCGAGGCGGGCCTGGTCGAGGTCCGGCAGGACGCGCAGCGGCGGTGGTACCGGCTGCGCTCGGAGCCGCTGGCCGAGATCGACGCGTGGCTGGCGCCCTACCGCCGCCTGTGGAACGCGAGCCTGGACGCCCTCGAACGGCACCTGGACACGATGGAGGAACCGTGACCGAACTGCTCACGATCGCCGGGAAACCCGTGCTCCGCTTCGAACGGCGGCTCGCGCACCGGCCCGAAAAGGTCTGGCAGGCCGTCACCGACCCCGCCGAGCTGGCGCACTGGTTCCCCGCCCGCGTGGAAACCGAGGCACGGGTGGGCGCGCCGATGCGGTTCGTCTTCCCGGACGCGGCGCCGGTCGACGACGGCGGCAGCGGCGAAGTCCTCGAGTTCGACCCGCCGAAGGTGTTCGCGTTCCGCTGGAACCTCGACGTGCTGCGGTTCGAGCTGGTGCCCGACGGGGACGGCTGCCTGCTGGTGTTCACGCAGACGATCGGCGGCGGCGACGTCGGGCGGCTCTCCGGTGGCCGCAACGCGATCGGCTGGGACTTCTGCCTGGACGGCCTGACCGCCCGGCTGGACGGGGCCGGCGCCCCGCCCGAGCCGGACTGGCTGCACGGGATGGAGCGCTACATCGAGGAGTTCGGTCTCGGCGACGGCACGGTGCACGAGACGGCGCACGGGTACGAGCTGCGGTTCGCCCGCGACCTGGTGTGGCAGCCCGCCCCTGAGGTCTGGCGGTTGCTGACCGAGGAGGCGACCGTGCAGCCGGGTGACCCCGCCCCGCTGCGCGCGACGAACGGTTACGTGCCGGCCGGGCGGGTGCTGGTGGCGTCGGCGCCGAACGTGCTGGAGTACGAGTGGCTGCACGACGGCTCGCCCGCGGGCCGGGTGCGGTGGGAAACCGTGGCCGACCGCGAGCTGGGCACCCGGATCGAGCTGACCCAGACGG
Proteins encoded in this window:
- a CDS encoding ArsR/SmtB family transcription factor → MASTFEVLAEPRRREILDLLRTSERPVGDLVERLSLTQPAVSKHLKVLREAGLVEVRQDAQRRWYRLRSEPLAEIDAWLAPYRRLWNASLDALERHLDTMEEP
- a CDS encoding SRPBCC domain-containing protein, encoding MTELLTIAGKPVLRFERRLAHRPEKVWQAVTDPAELAHWFPARVETEARVGAPMRFVFPDAAPVDDGGSGEVLEFDPPKVFAFRWNLDVLRFELVPDGDGCLLVFTQTIGGGDVGRLSGGRNAIGWDFCLDGLTARLDGAGAPPEPDWLHGMERYIEEFGLGDGTVHETAHGYELRFARDLVWQPAPEVWRLLTEEATVQPGDPAPLRATNGYVPAGRVLVASAPNVLEYEWLHDGSPAGRVRWETVADRELGTRIELTQTVPFALAHLRAEALAAWHTQLELFFAATFGEIRCPWPEERTAELTRRYAQRLTG